One Mercenaria mercenaria strain notata chromosome 12, MADL_Memer_1, whole genome shotgun sequence DNA segment encodes these proteins:
- the LOC123534574 gene encoding zinc finger protein 91-like: protein MANKDIVDTSFEEEGFTLVKIHSQDITMLQCAEEDLCRGDTSCSTNSLKTLMTKHTEEELFKCDLCDYACNSICYLETHMAIHTGEKCFNCEVCDFACNTSGDMKRHMGIHTGEKLNSGSNQRTGMRKQTGEKHFKCDICDRAFGDLYNLKQHLKTHTGEKQFICNICGYACHKSSYLKTHMTRHTGEKSFKCDVCNYACNTSSNLTKHMRQHTGDKQFKCDECSYACFTRNELKIHTRVHTGEKPFKCDVCDRAFSTRSNLKKHNAIHTEEKCFECDVCDYVCRSSGYLKIHKKIHTGDKCFKCDLCDFACYTRSNLNTHTKKHTGEKCFKCIVCDSAFDTEGFLNTHMRKHTGKCFKCDICDYACFKSCDLKRHKIIHTREKPFKCNVCDFACNTSSYIKIHKKMHTGDHEKRFKCVICDYACYQSGTLKYHMRTHTQEKHFKCHICDYASNFSDGLKKHMRTHTGEKPFKCNVCDYACNSSSYLKTHKRIHTGEKRFKCHICEYACNVSRSLKLHMTKHTGEKQFKCDVCDYASNNSSVMKKHMWRHKGEKPFKCNVCDFACNSSGNLKRHVIQKHTGEKRYKCDVCDFACNYGHSLKKHVRTHLEEKCFKCELCDYAGSANNNLKKHMRTHTGEKNYKCEVCKFACSSNGSLKKHVFRKHIREKRYKCNACDYVCNSKSSLKTHDIQNHSEEKHVNNDVEDSVMKELI from the coding sequence TACCAGCTTTGAAGAAGAAGGCTTTACTTTAGTCAAGATACACAGTCAGGACATAACAATGCTACAGTGTGCAGAGGAAGACTTGTGCAGGGGTGACACTTCTTGTAGTACTAATAGTTTGAAGACACTTATGACAAAACATACAGAAGAGGAACTCTTTAAATGTGATctttgtgattatgcatgcaaTTCTATCTGTTATCTGGAGACACACATGGCAATACACACAGGAGAGAAATGTTTTAACTGTGAAGTTTGTGATTTTGCATGTAATACAAGCGGTGATATGAAGAGACATATgggaatacatacaggagagaaacttAATTCAGGGAGTAATCAAAGGACAGGTATGAGAAAACAAACAGGAGAAAAGCAtttcaaatgtgatatttgtgatCGTGCATTTGGCGACTTATATAATCTGAAACAACACTTGAAAACACATACTGGAGAGAagcaatttatatgtaatatttgtggTTATGCATGTCATAAAAGCAGTTATTTGAAGACACATATGACAAGGCATACAGGAGAGAAAAGTTTTAAATGTGATGTCTGTAATTATGCATGTAATACAAGTAGCAATCTTACGAAACACATGAGACAGCATACAGGAGATAAACAATTCAAGTGTGATGAATGTTCTTATGCATGTTTTACTAGGAATGAGTTAAAGATACATACGAGagtacatacaggagagaaaccatttaaatgtgatgtttgcgATCGTGCATTTAGTACGAGGAGCAATTTGAAGAAGCATAATGCAATACACACAGAAGAAAAATGCTTtgaatgtgatgtttgtgattatgtatGTAGATCAAGCGGTTATCTGAAGATACATAAGAAAATACACACAGGagacaaatgttttaaatgcgATCTTTGTGATTTTGCATGTTACACAAGAAGTAACCTCAACACTCATACAAAAAAGCATACGGGTgagaaatgttttaaatgcattGTTTGTGATTCTGCATTTGACACAGAAGGTTTTCTAAATACACATATGAGAAAACAtactggaaaatgttttaaatgtgatatttgtgattATGCGTGTTTTAAAAGCTGTGACCTGAAGAGACATAAAATTATACATACAAGAGAGAAACCCTTCAAATGCAATGTTTGTGATTTTGCATGTAATACAAGCagttacataaaaatacataagaAAATGCATACAGGTGACCATGAGAAACGTTTTAAATGTGttatttgtgattatgcatgctaTCAAAGCGGTACTTTGAAGTATCATATGAGAACACACacacaagagaaacactttaagTGTCATATTTGTGATTATGCAAGTAATTTTAGTGATGGTCTGAAAAAACATATGAGAActcatacaggagagaaaccctttaagtgtaatgtttgtgattatgcgTGTAATTCAAGCAGTTACCTGAAAACACATAagagaatacatacaggagagaaacggTTTAAATGTCACATTTGTGAGTATGCATGTAATGTAAGCAGGTCTTTGAAGCTACACATGACtaaacatacaggagagaaacaatttaaatgtgatgtttgtgattatgcaagTAATAATAGCTCTGTGATGAAGAAACATATGTGGCGACATAAAGGAGAAAAACCGTTTAAATGCAACGTTTGTGATTTTGCTTGTAATTCGAGCGGCAATCTGAAGAGACATGTGATTCAAAAGCATACTGGAGAGAAACGAtataaatgtgatgtttgtgattttgCTTGTAATTATGGCCACTCTCTGAAGAAACATGTCAGAACACATTTAgaagagaaatgctttaaatgtgaacTTTGTGATTATGCAGGTAGTGCAAACAATAACTTGAAGAAACATATGAGaacacatactggagagaaaaACTACAAATGTGAAGTTTGTAAATTTGCATGTAGTTCAAATGGCAGCCTGAAGAAACATGTTTTTCGGAAACATATACGAGAGAAACGCTATAAATGCAATGCTTGCGATTATGTATGCAATTCAAAGAGCAGCTTGAAGACACATGATATTCAAAATCATTCTGAAGAGAAACATGTTAACAATGATGTGGAGGATTCAGTTATGAAAGAATtgatttaa